In a single window of the Coffea eugenioides isolate CCC68of chromosome 3, Ceug_1.0, whole genome shotgun sequence genome:
- the LOC113764991 gene encoding pre-rRNA-processing protein TSR2 homolog, producing the protein MAGSCQHLKPDESPSPFSPFHEGISMLLSRWTALQMAVQNQWGGRDSFMKSQQLAYEINSWFSQPKVSLHIEDLESLLHERLLLSFNTEIEDGSIEEIAEQLMTMHEESLHGNRRLSVESNQHLLESAQDAPSKRTGAHSLAT; encoded by the exons ATGGCTGGATCCTGTCAACATCTAAAACCTGATGAATCTCCCTCTCCTTTTAGTCCCTTCCATGAAGGAATATCAATGTTGTTATCAAGATGGACAGCCCTACAAATGGCCGTCCAAAACCAATGGGGTGGCCGTGATTCTTTCATGAAATCTCAGCAACTAGCCTATGAAATTAACTCTTGGTTTTCTCAACCTAAAG TATCTCTTCATATAGAAGACTTAGAGAGTCTGTTGCACGAGAGATTACTCCTTTCTTTCAACACAGAGATTGAGGATGGCAGTATTGAGGAG ATTGCAGAACAATTGATGACAATGCATGAAGAATCTTTGCATGGGAATCGGAGATTGAGCGTGGAGTCAAATCAACACTTGTTGGAATCTGCTCAAGATGCTCCTTCAAAGAGGACTGGTGCGCATTCGCTAGCCACCTGA
- the LOC113765589 gene encoding uncharacterized protein LOC113765589, translated as MKTDVSKAGHDCRPLKRKSEVLTSPVPPGASGKGLPYAPVDWPNVGDIWGWRVGTRVRVAGFYNDRFLYAPQRLQKKPTRKLLFQSKPSVLRYLKSQFPEADIEEFFASFTWDVPAEAHSSKLSKCSPSPQSRPLKKESGKLVKVVEVSNKKQKAAVKKPSQKSARRCGKELMVDVPAVEEQTLASGPTTKISGRSQVSDSHAIVSPHDSACHSPIDLKPQGLKSLDESQPGLIPEDFDYFLNSLDEILFLPITRAEISDPAASSHKEGMTQIRSKLSSLLAMGFASLADSNKLTELIALASKLKNDPTLSPREISMLKLIEEIPMASNIFLEAKKLPGQAEKFFADLDANMATVASLRNEYSVAKQQLEIYQADEASALLTLMEIDEQIAALQSRRAEITQNVKLTNKKIVQYSSSQKKVMECLPKIVHDVQVANSEKQEWELRKKRSAEQEAEILAKFAPLDGFSF; from the exons ATGAAGACTGATGTTTCCAAGGCAGGTCATGACTGCAGACCCTTGAAAAGAAAATCAGAAGTTCTTACTAGTCCAGTTCCACCTGGAGCGTCGGGCAAAGGTTTGCCATATGCTCCAGTTGATTGGCCAAATGTTGGTGATATTTGGGGTTGGAGAGTTGGAACCAGAGTTAGGGTGGCAGGATTCTACAATGATCGGTTCTTGTATGCTCCTCAGAGGCTCCAAAAGAAGCCTACTAGAAAACTACTATTCCAGAGCAAGCCATCTGTTTTACGTTATCTAAAATCACAATTCCCTGAAGCTGacattgaagaattttttgcaTCATTCACTTGGGATGTTCCAGCAGAAGCTCATTCTTCAAAACTAA GCAAATGCAGTCCTAGTCCCCAATCACGCCCTTTGAAAAAAGAATCGGGTAAATTGGTAAAAGTTGTTGAAGTCTctaataaaaaacaaaaagctGCAGTAAAGAAACCAAGCCAGAAATCTGCTAGGCGGTGCGGTAAAGAGCTCATGGTAGATGTGCCTGCAGTAGAAGAACAAACACTTGCTAGTGGTCCAACAACCAAGATTTCGGGACGTAGCCAAGTCTCTGACAGTCATGCTATTGTGTCTCCACATGATAGTGCATGCCACTCTCCGATTGACCTCAAACCACAGGGTTTGAAATCCCTTGACGAATCTCAGCCCGGATTGATTCCTGAGGACTTTGATTATTTCCTGAATTCCCTTGATGAAATCCTCTTCCTGCCTATCACTAGAGCCGAAATTTCTGACCCTGCTGCTTCTTCGCACAAAGAAGGCATGACTCAAATCCGATCAAAACTTTCTTCTCTTCTTGCCATGGGTTTTGCTAGCTTAGCTGACTCCAACAAGCTTACTGAACTCATTGCCCTGGCGTCTAAGCTAAAAAACGATCCAACACTGAGTCCTAGAGAAATTTCCATGCTAAAGTTGATTGAAGAAATTCCAATGGCCAGCAACATCTTCCTAGAGGCTAAGAAGTTACCAGGACAAGCTGAAAAGTTCTTTGCTGACCTTGATGCCAATATGGCTACTGTTGCTTCACTCAGGAATGAATACAGCGTAGCAAAGCAGCAACTAGAAATTTATCAGGCGGACGAAGCATCTGCCTTGTTAACTCTAATGGAAATTGATGAACAAATTGCTGCTTTGCAATCACGTCGGGCAGAGATCACTCAAAATGTAAAGCTGACCAACAAAAAGATCGTTCAATACTCCTCCAGTCAAAAAAAAGTCATGGAGTGTCTCCCAAAGATTGTCCACGATGTTCAGGTAGCCAATTCTGAAAAGCAAGAATGGGAGCTTAGAAAGAAGAGATCAGCTGAGCAAGAGGCTGAGATTCTAGCTAAATTTGCACCACTTGATGGGTTTTCATTTTGA